In Ruminococcaceae bacterium BL-6, a genomic segment contains:
- a CDS encoding ABC transporter permease gives MEKKKTETHRPLLRTFGAQQVIVIGVIVVLFLFFSVASASFRRYTTVVTLCNYMYYILLMAIGVTFPLITGGVDLSIGTGIICYSIVGSYMISQKGMPVLGGMLVALLLALIIGFVNGIIIAKLDLPPFITTLCTMMIARGLGSILTGGLSGVWPMAGSPGGWCRSVFKITVGGRVIPIGMIWMILLVVIMSIVLRKTRIGRYIIAIGSNKEALRLSGVNVVKWQVAAYLISGLFAGLSAISYACTFTNITPGTGAGLELDAIGGAIIGGTSMTGGSGSIFGTFLGVLVISLLKTGLPYIGLQANWQQIITGMVLIGAVAIDMAKRHRAE, from the coding sequence ATGGAAAAAAAGAAAACGGAAACGCACCGCCCCCTTCTCCGTACCTTTGGCGCGCAGCAGGTCATCGTCATCGGCGTCATCGTGGTGCTGTTTCTCTTTTTCAGCGTTGCCAGCGCATCCTTTCGCAGGTATACCACCGTGGTCACGCTGTGCAACTACATGTACTATATTCTTCTGATGGCCATCGGCGTCACGTTCCCGCTCATCACGGGCGGCGTGGATCTGTCCATCGGCACGGGGATCATCTGCTACTCGATCGTCGGCAGCTATATGATCAGCCAGAAGGGCATGCCGGTCCTCGGGGGAATGCTGGTCGCGCTGCTGCTGGCGCTGATCATCGGCTTTGTCAACGGCATCATCATCGCAAAGCTGGACCTTCCACCGTTCATCACGACGCTTTGCACGATGATGATCGCGCGCGGCCTGGGGTCCATCCTGACGGGCGGCCTCAGCGGCGTCTGGCCGATGGCGGGCAGCCCGGGCGGCTGGTGCCGCAGCGTCTTTAAAATCACCGTCGGGGGCCGGGTCATTCCCATCGGTATGATCTGGATGATCCTTCTGGTCGTCATCATGTCCATCGTCCTTCGAAAGACGCGGATCGGCCGCTACATCATCGCGATCGGGAGCAACAAAGAGGCCCTGCGGCTTTCCGGCGTCAACGTCGTGAAATGGCAGGTGGCCGCCTATCTGATCTCCGGGCTTTTCGCCGGGCTTTCGGCCATCTCCTACGCCTGCACGTTCACGAACATCACGCCCGGCACGGGAGCCGGCCTGGAGCTGGATGCGATCGGCGGGGCCATTATCGGCGGAACCTCCATGACGGGCGGCTCGGGCTCCATCTTCGGCACGTTCCTCGGCGTGCTTGTCATCTCCCTGCTGAAGACGGGCCTTCCCTATATCGGGCTGCAGGCCAACTGGCAGCAGATCATCACCGGCATGGTCCTGATCGGCGCCGTCGCCATCGACATGGCGAAGCGCCATCGGGCGGAATGA
- a CDS encoding AraC family transcriptional regulator: protein MRYLACHERAVRGTFDFPIELYYVDASHPRYEMPFHWHMECELILVLQGEFSLSLDGENLELHAGESAFLPEGAIHGGTPHDCIYECIVFDMDRFLRDSTICRERYSEALGPGAHIQTCFPADSGAGRIVNRLFEAMEKEQPGYEFLTTGLLWQFIGTVLQQHLYTKPAEKDRRGSSRALQIKKVLLRIRRDYSAPLTLDQLAAEAGLAPQYFCRVFRQVTGRTPIDYLNYYRVECAAELLCATQDSVTDIALSCGFNDLSYFIRLFRHYKGCSAGQFRKQRQS, encoded by the coding sequence ATGCGCTATCTCGCCTGTCACGAACGGGCCGTCCGCGGCACGTTCGATTTTCCGATCGAGCTTTATTATGTGGATGCCTCGCATCCGCGCTATGAGATGCCCTTCCACTGGCATATGGAATGCGAGCTGATCCTGGTTTTGCAGGGGGAATTCTCGCTTTCGCTGGATGGGGAAAACCTGGAGCTGCACGCCGGGGAATCGGCTTTTCTTCCGGAAGGGGCGATCCACGGCGGAACGCCGCACGACTGCATCTATGAATGCATCGTGTTCGATATGGACCGCTTTCTGCGGGACAGCACCATCTGCCGGGAGCGGTACTCGGAGGCGCTGGGCCCCGGGGCACATATCCAGACCTGCTTCCCCGCGGACAGCGGGGCGGGGCGCATCGTGAACCGGCTGTTTGAAGCGATGGAAAAGGAGCAGCCCGGCTACGAGTTCCTGACGACCGGCCTGCTGTGGCAGTTCATCGGCACCGTGCTGCAGCAGCACCTGTACACAAAGCCCGCGGAAAAGGACCGGCGCGGCAGCAGCCGCGCGCTGCAGATCAAAAAGGTTCTGCTGCGGATCCGCAGGGATTACTCCGCGCCGCTGACGCTGGATCAGCTCGCCGCCGAGGCCGGGCTGGCGCCGCAGTATTTCTGCCGCGTGTTCCGGCAGGTGACCGGCCGCACCCCGATCGACTACCTGAATTATTACCGCGTCGAATGTGCGGCGGAGCTGCTCTGCGCCACCCAGGACAGCGTGACCGATATCGCCCTGTCGTGCGGCTTCAACGATCTGAGCTATTTTATCCGGCTGTTCCGCCACTACAAGGGGTGTTCGGCGGGGCAGTTCCGAAAGCAGCGCCAAAGCTGA
- a CDS encoding Ribulose-5-phosphate 4-epimerase and related epimerases and aldolases — MDIQLIKDQICDVCHKMWQLGWVAANDGNVSARLEDGTFLATPTGMSKSFITPDKLLRIDGKGKVLEAAEGLRPSSEIKMHLRCYEKRPDVNSVIHAHPPGATGFAVAHRPMDMYNMIEDVASIGAVPLTPYGTPSTVEVPDAIEPYLAEHDVMLLENHGALTVGSDVITAYYRMESLELWAKITINAIILGGSYDIDRKNIDKLIGLRGYYRVTGKHPGYKKFPRKNEGEPTDR, encoded by the coding sequence ATGGATATTCAATTGATCAAAGATCAGATCTGCGATGTCTGCCACAAGATGTGGCAGCTCGGATGGGTTGCTGCGAACGACGGAAACGTGTCGGCCCGCCTGGAGGATGGAACGTTTCTGGCGACGCCCACCGGCATGAGCAAGAGCTTCATCACGCCGGATAAGCTTTTGCGCATCGACGGGAAAGGCAAGGTGCTGGAGGCGGCGGAGGGCCTGCGCCCCTCCAGCGAGATCAAGATGCATCTGCGCTGCTATGAGAAGCGCCCGGATGTGAACAGCGTCATCCACGCCCATCCCCCCGGCGCGACCGGCTTTGCCGTGGCGCACCGCCCGATGGACATGTACAACATGATCGAGGATGTCGCGTCCATCGGCGCGGTGCCGCTCACCCCCTACGGCACGCCCAGCACCGTCGAGGTGCCCGACGCCATCGAGCCGTATCTGGCCGAGCACGACGTGATGCTTCTGGAAAATCACGGCGCGCTTACGGTCGGCAGCGACGTCATCACGGCGTACTACCGCATGGAAAGCCTGGAGCTGTGGGCCAAGATCACCATCAACGCGATCATCCTGGGCGGCAGCTACGACATCGACCGGAAGAACATCGACAAGCTCATCGGCCTGCGCGGCTATTACCGTGTGACCGGAAAACATCCGGGCTACAAGAAATTCCCGCGCAAAAACGAGGGCGAACCCACCGACCGGTAA
- a CDS encoding LacI family transcriptional regulator, which produces MKKAIAILLSMVMALSATACGGNGTTASSAGGASAAPAGSGEKSYHFEIVSKGFQSTYWQAVYKGSQEELKKLNSEAGYEKYTMNFVGPDSESDVAVQVQEFTSALNAKPSAIGLAALDVDALLDSIKGAQSAKIPIIGFDSGVPNAPEGSVLANASTDNYAAGKVAADGMYDKIKGRLQKGKKVRIGEVNQDATSESITNRGLGFIDEMIDKLTADGYKVFVTGNQKYVGDSKGSTGTEANADVILEVRVPSQTTTELCATEAGVILNEADTIAIFGSNQVAAEGIITANGTLQVCGTGDDQIIAVGFDSGSVIKGAVKGNTMYGAVTQAPVTIGSVLIDLLASAAAGEEVKDKDTGCAFYTSANIDNQEIAQNLYD; this is translated from the coding sequence ATGAAAAAAGCCATCGCAATTCTTTTGTCCATGGTCATGGCGCTGTCCGCCACTGCCTGCGGCGGAAACGGCACGACCGCTTCTTCTGCCGGCGGCGCGTCGGCGGCCCCTGCGGGGAGCGGAGAGAAATCGTATCATTTCGAGATCGTCTCCAAAGGGTTCCAGTCCACCTATTGGCAGGCGGTTTACAAGGGCTCTCAGGAGGAGCTGAAAAAACTGAACAGCGAGGCCGGGTATGAGAAATATACCATGAATTTCGTCGGCCCCGACTCCGAATCCGACGTCGCGGTGCAGGTGCAGGAATTCACCTCCGCCCTGAACGCGAAGCCCAGCGCGATCGGCCTTGCCGCTTTGGATGTCGACGCCCTGCTGGATTCCATCAAGGGCGCGCAGAGCGCGAAGATCCCGATCATCGGCTTTGACTCCGGCGTGCCGAACGCTCCGGAAGGCTCCGTTCTGGCGAACGCTTCCACGGACAATTACGCGGCCGGCAAGGTTGCCGCCGACGGCATGTACGATAAGATCAAGGGCCGTCTGCAAAAGGGGAAGAAGGTCCGTATCGGCGAAGTGAACCAGGATGCCACGTCCGAATCCATCACGAACCGCGGCCTCGGCTTTATCGACGAGATGATCGACAAGCTGACCGCCGACGGCTATAAGGTGTTCGTCACCGGGAATCAGAAGTATGTGGGCGACTCCAAGGGCAGCACCGGCACGGAAGCCAACGCCGACGTCATCCTCGAGGTTCGCGTTCCCTCGCAGACCACCACCGAGCTGTGCGCCACAGAGGCCGGCGTGATCCTGAACGAGGCCGACACGATCGCGATCTTCGGCTCCAACCAGGTTGCCGCCGAGGGCATCATCACCGCGAACGGGACGCTTCAGGTCTGCGGCACCGGCGACGACCAGATCATCGCCGTCGGGTTCGATTCCGGCTCCGTGATCAAGGGGGCCGTAAAGGGCAACACGATGTACGGCGCCGTCACGCAGGCCCCGGTCACGATCGGCTCCGTCCTGATCGACCTTCTGGCCTCCGCCGCCGCGGGAGAGGAAGTCAAAGACAAGGATACCGGCTGCGCTTTCTATACCTCCGCGAACATCGACAACCAGGAAATCGCGCAGAACCTGTACGACTGA